The Geotalea uraniireducens Rf4 genome window below encodes:
- a CDS encoding IS3-like element ISGur5 family transposase (programmed frameshift), translating to MTYTQGFKSSLVRKMACPNGVSASALSREVGIPQQSLSRWLRDANVVNESGNSPISEAPWRTMSPKRPQDKSAEEKLKIVIEAETVAEDQLGAFLRRNGIHEAQLREWRAMMLSGLQKPSRPSSKTSEETRKIHALEKELLRKDKALAEAAAILILKKKGPIDLGGRGRAHGQEERQMIGQLIEEATHSGARLESAVVAIGLSIRTFQRWNLQDDGADRRHGPVAEPANKLAPSERQNIIDIANSPAFRDISPKQIVPQLADQGIYVASESSFYRVLKDDGLMTHREPSRPATSRKPKEHVATGPCQVWSWDITYLKSPILGQFFYLYMIMDVWSRKIVASTVFLKESNDYSARLFLKACIRLGINPEGLILHSDNGGPMKGATMLATLQRLGVIPSFSRPQVSDDNPFSEALFRTMKYRPGYPSRPFSSLAAAQTWVDGFVAWYNTEHLHSGIRFVTPDDRHFGREKAILLNRREIYEKARQQNPNRWSKNIRNWEPVETVYLNPEPTAEVELLDAA from the exons ATGACATACACACAAGGATTCAAATCCAGCCTGGTTCGCAAGATGGCCTGCCCTAATGGCGTCTCGGCCTCAGCTCTATCCCGAGAAGTGGGAATTCCCCAACAATCACTCTCTCGCTGGCTTCGAGACGCAAATGTCGTGAATGAATCTGGTAACTCCCCAATTTCTGAAGCACCATGGAGAACAATGTCCCCAAAGCGCCCACAAGACAAGTCTGCCGAAGAAAAGCTCAAAATCGTCATCGAAGCCGAGACGGTTGCCGAAGATCAACTTGGCGCCTTCCTGCGTCGCAATGGAATTCATGAAGCACAGTTACGCGAGTGGCGCGCCATGATGCTTTCGGGGCTGCAAAAACCGTCTCGGCCTTCCTCAAAAACATCAGAGGAAACTCGCAAAATTCATGCACTGGAAAAAGAATTACTGCGCAAAGATAAAGCATTGGCCGAGGCCGCCGCGATTTTGATCCTCAAAAAAAAAG GTCCAATCGATCTGGGGGGGCGAGGACGAGCCCACGGACAAGAGGAACGGCAGATGATCGGGCAACTTATTGAAGAGGCAACCCATTCCGGAGCGAGACTTGAATCGGCCGTTGTCGCCATCGGGCTGAGCATTCGCACGTTCCAGCGTTGGAATCTCCAGGATGACGGAGCAGATCGGCGACATGGGCCAGTCGCAGAACCGGCGAACAAGCTGGCTCCGTCGGAGCGGCAGAACATCATCGATATTGCAAACTCCCCGGCGTTTCGGGATATTTCGCCGAAACAGATCGTGCCGCAATTGGCCGATCAGGGAATATACGTGGCGTCGGAATCGAGTTTCTACCGGGTGCTCAAAGACGATGGGCTGATGACTCACCGGGAACCCTCCCGGCCCGCCACCAGCCGCAAGCCAAAAGAACATGTGGCTACCGGTCCTTGCCAGGTCTGGTCATGGGACATCACCTACTTGAAGAGCCCGATTCTTGGGCAGTTCTTTTATCTCTACATGATCATGGATGTCTGGAGCCGCAAGATCGTAGCGTCCACGGTGTTTTTAAAAGAATCCAATGACTATAGCGCCAGGCTGTTTCTGAAAGCCTGTATCAGGCTCGGCATCAATCCGGAAGGCCTGATTCTTCACTCCGACAACGGCGGCCCGATGAAAGGGGCGACCATGCTGGCTACTCTCCAGCGCCTGGGCGTAATTCCTTCCTTCAGCAGGCCACAGGTCAGTGACGACAACCCTTTCTCAGAAGCGCTGTTCCGAACCATGAAATATAGACCTGGTTATCCGAGTCGGCCTTTTTCAAGTCTGGCAGCGGCCCAGACTTGGGTTGATGGTTTCGTCGCTTGGTATAACACGGAGCATCTGCACAGCGGCATTCGCTTCGTCACCCCGGACGATCGCCACTTCGGCCGGGAGAAAGCCATCCTGTTAAACCGCCGGGAGATATACGAGAAGGCCCGGCAACAAAACCCAAACCGCTGGTCAAAAAACATCCGAAACTGGGAGCCAGTGGAAACAGTTTATCTTAACCCTGAACCAACGGCGGAAGTCGAACTTCTTGACGCCGCATAA
- a CDS encoding FxsA family protein codes for MFVRLFILFLIVPVIEIYLLIKVGSLIGAVPTVAVLLFISLAGAWLVRHQGFHILRRIQAELGQGRLPAAELLDGALVLVGGVLLLTPGFFTDFLGLFFLIPVTRVFIKQALGLWLQRRLSRGQFIVRRF; via the coding sequence ATGTTCGTCAGGCTTTTCATCCTCTTTCTCATTGTCCCCGTAATCGAGATCTACCTGCTGATCAAGGTCGGTTCCCTCATCGGCGCAGTACCGACGGTGGCCGTTCTTCTCTTCATCAGCCTTGCCGGCGCCTGGCTGGTGCGCCACCAGGGGTTCCACATCCTGCGCCGCATCCAGGCGGAGCTTGGCCAGGGGCGCCTTCCGGCGGCGGAACTGCTCGATGGTGCCCTGGTACTTGTCGGCGGGGTACTCCTTCTCACCCCCGGCTTCTTCACCGACTTCCTCGGGCTCTTTTTCCTCATCCCCGTCACCCGCGTCTTCATCAAGCAGGCGCTCGGCCTCTGGCTCCAGCGCAGGCTGAGCAGGGGACAGTTCATCGTGCGCAGGTTCTAG
- a CDS encoding beta-class carbonic anhydrase, which translates to MKLLDSILAANKKFVQPNAFPPLPKNPQKQLAIFTCMDTRLVDFLEPAMGIRRGEAKVIKNAGNTIIDPFGGVMRSLVAAVFLLGVDEVFVIGHRDCGMSTIDGPQLKQKMIERGIDPQVIDSLVPDLGQWMGAFACPEENVARVVSIIRESPLIPKDVPIHGLIFCPNDGHLEVVVNGY; encoded by the coding sequence ATGAAACTTCTCGATTCGATCCTTGCCGCAAACAAGAAATTTGTCCAGCCGAACGCCTTCCCTCCGTTGCCGAAGAACCCCCAGAAGCAGCTCGCCATTTTCACCTGCATGGATACCAGGCTGGTAGACTTCCTGGAGCCGGCCATGGGGATCAGGCGCGGAGAGGCGAAGGTGATCAAGAATGCCGGAAACACCATTATCGACCCCTTCGGCGGGGTGATGCGCAGTCTGGTGGCGGCCGTCTTCCTGCTCGGGGTGGACGAGGTGTTCGTCATCGGCCACAGGGACTGCGGCATGTCGACCATCGACGGCCCGCAGCTGAAGCAGAAGATGATTGAGCGCGGCATCGATCCGCAGGTCATCGATTCCCTGGTGCCGGACCTGGGGCAGTGGATGGGCGCCTTTGCCTGCCCTGAGGAGAATGTGGCCCGGGTCGTTTCCATTATCCGCGAAAGCCCGCTGATTCCCAAGGACGTGCCGATTCACGGCTTGATTTTCTGCCCGAACGACGGGCACCTGGAAGTGGTGGTCAACGGTTATTGA
- the modC gene encoding molybdenum ABC transporter ATP-binding protein — MEIRINAQKSIGGFTLSADFTVTGDQVGIFGESGSGKSTLVGLLAGLHQPDRGEIFLDGECLFSSRKGIMVPPEKRRIAIVFQQPCLFPHLSVKSNLLYGFRRAAPEHRTIDFAALVSVLKLDTLLERGVNNLSGGEKQRVALGRAVLANPRLLLMDEPLSALDDTLKFQIIPYLKSVSEQFRIPYLFISHSLVEMRLMVEKVLVVAGGRMVEQTTSDQLARSRMGQSQVGYINLLELEAIRRMEGLFVYQWGDTELLVSAGNNQPTALFELSSRDIILFKKHPEAISARNLLDCIVANTFPAGNKIGVELSCGNRRLVAEVVVQAADDLCIVAGSQIFAAIKASSFRRLG, encoded by the coding sequence ATGGAGATACGTATCAACGCACAAAAAAGTATCGGCGGTTTTACTTTGTCGGCCGATTTCACCGTGACCGGCGATCAGGTCGGCATCTTCGGCGAGTCGGGAAGCGGCAAGTCAACCTTGGTTGGCCTTTTGGCGGGGTTGCATCAGCCCGACCGGGGAGAGATATTTCTCGACGGCGAATGCCTCTTCAGCAGCCGGAAAGGGATCATGGTCCCGCCGGAAAAACGCCGGATCGCCATCGTCTTTCAGCAGCCGTGCCTGTTCCCCCATCTCAGCGTGAAGTCGAACCTGCTCTACGGCTTCAGGCGCGCTGCACCGGAACACCGGACGATCGATTTTGCCGCCCTGGTCAGCGTGCTCAAGCTGGACACCCTCCTGGAGCGGGGGGTCAACAACCTGTCCGGCGGCGAAAAACAGCGGGTGGCGCTGGGGCGGGCGGTCCTCGCCAATCCCCGGCTGCTCTTGATGGATGAACCGCTCTCTGCCCTCGACGACACCCTCAAGTTCCAGATCATCCCGTACCTGAAGAGCGTGAGCGAACAGTTCAGGATTCCATACCTGTTCATCTCCCATTCCCTCGTGGAAATGCGGCTCATGGTGGAGAAGGTGCTGGTCGTCGCCGGTGGCCGCATGGTTGAGCAGACCACGTCCGACCAGCTGGCACGCTCGCGCATGGGGCAAAGCCAGGTCGGTTACATCAATCTGCTCGAACTGGAAGCCATCCGCCGGATGGAAGGCCTGTTCGTCTATCAATGGGGCGATACGGAATTGCTTGTCTCCGCCGGGAACAACCAGCCGACGGCGCTCTTCGAGCTCTCTTCACGGGACATCATCCTTTTCAAGAAGCACCCCGAGGCGATCAGCGCCAGGAACCTGCTCGACTGTATCGTGGCGAACACCTTCCCTGCCGGCAACAAGATCGGCGTGGAGCTTTCCTGCGGAAACAGGCGCCTGGTGGCCGAGGTGGTGGTCCAGGCGGCAGATGATCTGTGCATAGTGGCAGGATCGCAAATCTTCGCGGCAATCAAGGCGTCGTCGTTCCGGCGCCTGGGTTAG
- the modB gene encoding molybdate ABC transporter permease subunit, whose product MLSLTPADYDAVRLSLKVALAAMALSLPFGFAFAYMVTFLKFRGKVLLEVFINLPLTLPPVVIGYLLLLLLGKNGWLGPLLDLFGIRLIFTWKAAVIASAVVGFPLLVRSIRIGMETIDHQLIQASRTLGARWYDTLITVILPLSLRGIIAGSSLMFARSLGEFGATIIVAGNIPGVTQTIPLAIYEYAGSPTGESMAMSLCIVSVAISVLVLLFHEFLGKKLGGRD is encoded by the coding sequence ATGCTTTCGTTGACCCCCGCCGATTATGATGCCGTCAGATTGTCGCTGAAAGTCGCCCTTGCGGCGATGGCTCTGTCGCTGCCGTTCGGTTTCGCCTTTGCCTATATGGTCACCTTCCTGAAATTCAGGGGGAAGGTGTTGCTCGAAGTCTTCATCAACCTCCCCCTGACCCTTCCCCCAGTGGTAATCGGCTACCTGCTGCTGCTCTTGTTGGGGAAAAACGGCTGGCTCGGTCCGCTACTCGACCTGTTCGGCATAAGACTCATCTTCACCTGGAAGGCGGCGGTGATAGCCTCTGCCGTTGTCGGCTTCCCCCTTCTGGTAAGGTCGATCAGGATCGGCATGGAAACCATCGACCATCAGCTCATTCAGGCCTCGCGGACCCTTGGCGCACGCTGGTACGACACCCTCATAACCGTCATCCTGCCGCTCTCCCTGCGGGGGATAATTGCCGGCTCGTCGCTTATGTTCGCCCGCAGCCTCGGTGAATTCGGCGCGACGATCATCGTTGCCGGAAATATCCCCGGCGTTACCCAGACCATTCCCCTTGCCATATACGAATACGCCGGCTCTCCGACCGGTGAATCCATGGCCATGTCGCTCTGCATCGTGTCGGTGGCCATCTCGGTGCTGGTTCTCCTTTTCCACGAATTCCTCGGCAAGAAACTGGGGGGGAGGGACTGA
- the modA gene encoding molybdate ABC transporter substrate-binding protein — MKQPVMKLLLVLAALLCMTSEAVAGDVNLSIAASLKDVVNELSDSFAGKHPGVKFLKNYGGSGSLAKQIENGAPADIFISANLEWMDYLKQKKLVDSAGIGVFTYNTLVFAGSKEKKVATMQDLLKLEKIAIGSPKSVPAGEYAAEAFKKAGIDKQLAKKLVMARDVRECLMYAERGEVDGAFVYRTDALQARQAKILFTVPQNLYPRVTYPMALTIAGTKNKEAEAFFRYLESGDAKAVLGKYGFTLK; from the coding sequence ATGAAACAACCTGTGATGAAATTGCTGCTTGTGCTTGCAGCTCTGCTTTGCATGACATCGGAGGCCGTTGCCGGCGATGTCAACCTGTCGATTGCGGCAAGTCTCAAGGATGTGGTCAACGAGCTGTCGGACAGCTTTGCCGGGAAGCATCCCGGGGTGAAGTTCCTGAAGAACTATGGCGGCTCCGGCAGCCTTGCCAAGCAGATTGAGAACGGTGCGCCCGCGGACATCTTCATCTCCGCCAATCTGGAGTGGATGGACTATCTGAAACAGAAGAAGCTTGTTGATAGTGCCGGCATCGGCGTCTTCACTTACAACACGCTCGTTTTCGCCGGTTCCAAAGAGAAGAAGGTCGCCACCATGCAGGACCTCCTCAAGCTGGAGAAAATCGCCATCGGCAGTCCGAAGAGCGTGCCCGCCGGAGAATATGCCGCGGAAGCCTTCAAAAAGGCCGGCATTGACAAGCAGTTGGCGAAGAAGCTGGTCATGGCCAGGGATGTGCGCGAATGCCTGATGTATGCGGAACGTGGCGAGGTTGACGGCGCCTTTGTCTACCGGACCGATGCCCTGCAGGCGAGGCAGGCGAAAATCCTCTTCACCGTGCCGCAGAACCTCTATCCGCGCGTCACATATCCCATGGCATTGACCATTGCCGGGACAAAGAACAAAGAGGCCGAAGCTTTCTTCAGGTATCTGGAGAGCGGCGATGCGAAAGCAGTTCTCGGCAAGTATGGCTTCACATTGAAGTAG
- a CDS encoding TOBE domain-containing protein, with product MKVSARNVFLGTISSIKKGAVNAEVSLTLKGGTPVTAIITNDSVDGLGLATGKEAYAIIKASSIIIGTDLHDAKVSARNIMCGTIAKIVEGPVSTEVAVEIGAGNTVSAVITHESAKTLGLQQGGHACAIFKASSVILGVS from the coding sequence ATGAAAGTAAGCGCACGCAATGTATTTCTGGGGACCATCTCAAGCATCAAAAAAGGGGCGGTTAACGCCGAGGTAAGCCTTACGCTCAAGGGGGGGACGCCGGTGACGGCGATCATCACCAACGACAGCGTCGACGGTCTTGGCCTGGCAACCGGCAAGGAAGCCTACGCCATCATCAAGGCGAGCTCGATCATCATCGGCACTGATTTGCACGACGCGAAGGTCAGTGCCCGCAACATCATGTGCGGCACCATTGCAAAGATCGTCGAAGGGCCGGTCAGCACCGAAGTGGCCGTGGAAATCGGCGCCGGCAATACCGTCAGCGCAGTTATCACCCATGAAAGCGCCAAGACGCTCGGCCTCCAGCAGGGCGGACACGCCTGCGCCATTTTCAAGGCATCGAGCGTTATCCTCGGGGTCAGCTGA
- a CDS encoding FKBP-type peptidyl-prolyl cis-trans isomerase gives MSNVHHGSTVTVQYIGTLDNGRTFDSTTEEAPLVFTIGANQVFPALEQAVLCMRIGETKNVVIPASDAFGPRLKENIIKVDREHFPAGKEIKEGQKLSIEFSGGKARVMLVTEVTEAEVTLDGNHPLAGLDLTFALRLEGVE, from the coding sequence ATGTCAAATGTGCATCATGGCAGCACCGTAACCGTCCAGTATATCGGGACGCTCGACAATGGACGGACGTTCGACAGCACCACGGAAGAAGCGCCCCTCGTCTTCACCATCGGCGCCAACCAGGTTTTTCCGGCACTGGAACAGGCGGTGCTATGCATGCGTATCGGCGAGACGAAGAATGTCGTCATCCCGGCAAGCGACGCCTTCGGCCCGCGCCTCAAGGAGAACATCATCAAGGTTGATCGGGAGCATTTTCCAGCCGGGAAAGAGATCAAGGAAGGGCAAAAGCTGAGCATCGAGTTTTCAGGCGGCAAGGCGCGGGTGATGCTCGTAACCGAGGTCACGGAAGCCGAGGTGACACTGGACGGCAATCATCCGCTGGCGGGGCTGGACCTGACCTTTGCCCTGCGGCTGGAAGGGGTCGAGTAA
- a CDS encoding ATP-binding cassette domain-containing protein — MPENAHRHPLLFLATEELLQQNPYVAEFFISLGLGLPPAEMSPAEYFASLDRELLEDLGLERGSLAERFSAFTELLENMKTGASGALIESITITGGHDKDGRPEEFTLTVKPGEVICIVGPTGSGKSRFLADIEWLAQGDTPTGRTVLINGAPPEPGRRFAIDRKLVAQLSQNMNFVMDLTVEEFVTMHAESRMVADVAGVTRTIIDLANDLAGEKFTRETPVTSLSGGQSRALMIADTSCLSTSPIVLIDEIENAGIDRKRAVRTLVDKRKIVLMATHDPILALIGERRLVFRNGGISAIITTSELERANLAVFEEMDARLSAVRNALRNGEVIGRMPTNLLSC, encoded by the coding sequence ATGCCCGAGAATGCTCATCGTCATCCATTGCTCTTCCTGGCCACGGAGGAGTTGTTGCAACAGAACCCATACGTGGCGGAGTTCTTCATCTCCCTCGGGCTGGGGCTGCCGCCGGCGGAGATGAGTCCGGCAGAGTACTTCGCCTCCCTCGACCGGGAGCTTTTGGAAGACCTGGGGCTGGAACGCGGGAGTCTGGCGGAGCGTTTCAGCGCCTTCACGGAACTGCTGGAAAACATGAAGACCGGCGCAAGCGGGGCGCTGATTGAATCCATAACCATCACCGGCGGTCATGACAAGGACGGCAGGCCGGAAGAGTTCACCCTCACCGTCAAGCCGGGGGAGGTCATCTGCATCGTCGGTCCGACCGGGTCGGGCAAGAGCCGCTTTCTGGCGGACATAGAATGGCTGGCCCAAGGGGATACGCCAACCGGCCGCACCGTCCTGATCAACGGCGCTCCGCCGGAGCCGGGCCGCCGGTTCGCCATCGATCGGAAGCTGGTGGCCCAGCTCTCGCAGAACATGAACTTCGTCATGGACCTGACCGTGGAGGAGTTCGTCACCATGCACGCCGAGAGCAGGATGGTGGCGGATGTGGCCGGCGTGACGCGGACCATCATCGATCTGGCCAACGATCTGGCCGGCGAGAAATTCACCCGGGAGACACCGGTCACGTCCCTTTCCGGCGGCCAGTCACGGGCGCTGATGATTGCCGACACCTCCTGCCTCAGCACTTCCCCCATCGTCCTCATCGACGAGATAGAGAACGCCGGCATCGACCGGAAACGGGCGGTCCGTACCCTGGTGGACAAACGGAAGATCGTGCTGATGGCGACCCATGACCCGATCCTGGCCCTGATCGGTGAGCGGCGGCTGGTTTTCAGAAACGGCGGCATCAGCGCCATCATTACCACCAGCGAACTGGAACGGGCCAATCTGGCGGTGTTCGAGGAGATGGATGCCCGCTTGAGCGCGGTGCGCAACGCCCTGCGCAACGGGGAAGTGATCGGACGGATGCCGACCAATTTGCTGTCATGTTGA
- a CDS encoding GTP-binding protein: MKLVTIAGPPSSGKTAVTLKAVEALAADGLGVGVVKFDSLSTQDQSLYEKHGVTVKTGLSGNLCPDHFFVSNVSDCLVWGTEQQLDLLVIESAGLCNRCAPHIQGVLAVCVIDNLSGVDTPKKIGPMLKMADVVVITKGDIVSQAEREVFAYRVRQVNTNATIINVNGLTGQGGHELGRLLQSAPETADLEGNLLRFSMPAALCSYCLGQRRIGSDFQMGNVKKMDF; this comes from the coding sequence ATGAAGCTGGTCACCATTGCCGGGCCACCTTCGTCGGGGAAGACCGCCGTCACCCTGAAGGCTGTCGAGGCGCTGGCCGCCGACGGCCTGGGGGTCGGGGTCGTCAAGTTCGATTCCCTTTCGACCCAGGACCAGTCCCTCTATGAAAAACACGGGGTGACGGTCAAGACCGGCCTGTCCGGCAATCTCTGCCCCGACCACTTCTTTGTCAGCAATGTGAGCGACTGCCTGGTGTGGGGGACAGAGCAGCAATTGGACCTGCTGGTCATCGAGAGCGCCGGCCTTTGCAACCGCTGCGCTCCCCACATCCAGGGGGTGCTGGCGGTCTGCGTCATCGACAACCTGAGCGGGGTCGACACCCCGAAAAAAATCGGCCCGATGCTGAAGATGGCCGATGTGGTGGTCATCACCAAGGGGGATATCGTCTCCCAGGCGGAACGCGAGGTATTTGCCTACCGGGTGCGGCAGGTCAACACCAATGCCACCATCATCAACGTCAACGGCCTGACCGGCCAGGGGGGGCATGAACTGGGAAGACTGCTGCAAAGCGCGCCGGAGACAGCTGACCTGGAAGGGAATCTGCTGCGGTTCTCCATGCCGGCGGCTCTCTGTTCCTACTGCCTCGGCCAGCGCCGGATCGGCAGCGACTTCCAGATGGGGAACGTGAAAAAAATGGATTTCTAG
- a CDS encoding ABC transporter substrate-binding protein, translating into MTESLLDLTIAELIKRHPTALKVLAAQGLGMFADPETAEIFGPLLKLRTLLKSHDINPELFCRLLEETMAEDGRLREHTLTSPNLNLFALLPCPLKVPLEEAFTAFVAGLSEERRATLTFCIEGNANNQIDYADYADHFEQLDEMPDIIITPGFNSFFHRPFVERFIKSGQFRSVNDYAGDSHLAPLGVTDPEGHYTMLAMNLLVLVVDHARMGNRPVPRSWADLLGPEYVDCLAIRGNKDGTFCETLLMTIYKEFGSTGLERLGRNVRYGWHPSQMVKAAGSGRDDTPAVSAMPLFFANNIRNREHVTIVWPEDGALVSPVTMLVKAEKQEELRDVVAFLTGPEVARICAGAFFPAVHPAVDNRLPDNATFKWIGWDYVKEHDLKTLIAETNATFLQAFHGKTA; encoded by the coding sequence ATGACAGAAAGTCTGCTCGACCTGACAATTGCCGAATTGATCAAACGCCATCCGACAGCTCTCAAGGTCCTGGCTGCCCAAGGCCTGGGGATGTTCGCCGATCCGGAGACCGCGGAGATCTTTGGCCCGCTGCTGAAGCTCCGCACCCTCCTCAAGTCGCATGACATCAACCCCGAGCTCTTCTGCCGCCTCCTCGAAGAGACCATGGCTGAAGATGGGCGTCTTCGGGAACACACGCTCACTTCGCCCAACCTCAACCTCTTCGCTTTGCTTCCCTGCCCGCTCAAGGTTCCCCTGGAAGAGGCATTCACGGCATTCGTGGCCGGATTATCCGAAGAGCGGCGCGCAACGCTTACCTTCTGCATCGAAGGGAACGCCAACAACCAGATTGATTACGCCGATTATGCGGATCATTTCGAGCAGCTGGACGAGATGCCGGATATCATCATCACACCAGGTTTCAACAGCTTTTTCCATCGTCCTTTTGTCGAGAGGTTCATCAAGAGCGGCCAATTCAGGAGCGTCAACGATTATGCCGGCGACTCTCACCTTGCCCCTCTCGGCGTGACCGATCCTGAGGGGCATTACACCATGCTGGCCATGAACCTCCTGGTGCTGGTGGTGGACCATGCCCGAATGGGCAACCGGCCTGTGCCCCGGAGTTGGGCCGACCTGCTGGGGCCTGAGTATGTCGATTGCCTTGCCATCAGGGGGAACAAGGATGGCACGTTCTGCGAAACCCTGCTCATGACTATTTACAAGGAATTCGGTTCCACCGGGCTGGAGAGGCTGGGGCGGAACGTCCGTTACGGCTGGCATCCGTCCCAGATGGTCAAGGCGGCCGGCAGCGGCAGGGATGATACCCCGGCGGTCAGCGCCATGCCGCTCTTCTTTGCCAACAACATCAGGAACCGCGAGCATGTGACCATCGTCTGGCCGGAGGACGGCGCCCTGGTCAGCCCGGTAACCATGCTGGTGAAAGCGGAGAAACAGGAGGAGCTGCGGGATGTGGTCGCATTCCTTACCGGCCCGGAGGTGGCCCGCATCTGCGCCGGCGCTTTCTTCCCCGCCGTGCACCCGGCAGTGGACAACCGTCTGCCGGACAACGCCACCTTCAAATGGATCGGCTGGGATTACGTCAAGGAACATGACCTGAAGACGCTGATCGCCGAGACCAACGCCACCTTCCTGCAAGCATTTCATGGAAAGACGGCATGA
- a CDS encoding porin, with product MKKTMTTIGIVAAILGSQVSFAKTLEDVLKEKGVITEEDYKAVTRSKSLDYKLGEGFVFTSPDEKFRTAIGSSFQIRYAFMDLDNANNTTANKAQDSSRFELRRIKLFFNGYAFTRDLAFKLVLNFANSQNPPTTTGLLEETWMNYRLLDEAQLRFGQDKVQFGRQFITSSTALQFVDLSVVTIAFVPGYDTGLMIHGKIAGGLVNYNVAGYGGLGQNTFRTTSDNAFAARLTVNPFGDVKYSESDVEYSRKPLVSLGADFFRDTVNGSETNNLNFFGSKGWYGIGNPLLSAARRISTGEAIDFNTAGIDAVFKWLGCSAQGEYFIGQADGQTTKNTLRAQGFYTQAGYFVIPKKLEFAARYAYLDPNRDVADDHWIETTGAISWYINDHNLKLVADYTNIHKQKGISFNNGPNATDDRQVRFQAQMVF from the coding sequence ATGAAAAAGACCATGACAACGATCGGGATAGTAGCGGCGATACTCGGCAGCCAGGTGAGTTTTGCCAAAACCCTGGAAGATGTTCTGAAAGAGAAGGGGGTCATCACCGAGGAAGACTACAAGGCGGTAACCAGGAGCAAGTCGCTCGATTACAAGCTGGGAGAGGGGTTCGTCTTCACCTCTCCCGATGAGAAATTCAGAACGGCGATCGGCTCAAGTTTTCAAATCCGCTATGCCTTCATGGATCTCGATAATGCCAACAACACCACCGCAAATAAGGCGCAGGACTCGAGCAGGTTCGAGCTGCGCCGTATCAAGCTGTTCTTCAACGGCTATGCCTTCACCAGGGACCTTGCCTTCAAGTTGGTGCTGAATTTCGCCAATAGCCAAAACCCGCCAACGACCACCGGCCTTTTGGAGGAGACCTGGATGAACTACCGTCTGCTTGACGAGGCCCAGCTCCGTTTCGGCCAGGACAAGGTCCAGTTCGGCAGGCAGTTCATCACATCTTCCACTGCGCTCCAGTTCGTGGACCTGTCGGTGGTGACGATCGCATTCGTTCCGGGGTATGACACCGGTCTGATGATCCACGGTAAAATTGCCGGCGGACTCGTCAACTACAACGTCGCGGGGTATGGCGGTCTGGGCCAGAATACTTTCCGGACAACCTCCGACAACGCCTTCGCTGCCAGGCTCACCGTCAATCCATTCGGCGATGTGAAGTACTCCGAGTCCGACGTCGAGTATAGCCGGAAACCGCTCGTTTCCCTTGGCGCCGACTTTTTCCGGGACACTGTCAACGGCTCGGAAACCAACAACCTTAATTTTTTCGGGAGCAAGGGGTGGTATGGGATCGGCAACCCGCTCCTGTCCGCAGCCAGGAGAATCTCCACCGGCGAAGCAATCGATTTCAATACGGCCGGGATTGATGCGGTCTTCAAGTGGCTCGGATGTTCAGCCCAGGGTGAGTATTTCATCGGCCAGGCCGACGGACAGACAACAAAAAACACGTTACGCGCCCAAGGGTTTTACACCCAGGCAGGCTACTTCGTGATTCCGAAAAAGCTTGAGTTTGCCGCCAGGTATGCCTATCTGGATCCGAACCGCGATGTTGCCGACGATCACTGGATTGAAACCACCGGTGCTATTTCCTGGTATATAAACGATCATAACCTGAAACTCGTTGCCGATTACACCAATATCCACAAGCAGAAGGGGATCTCCTTCAATAACGGTCCGAATGCTACCGATGACCGGCAGGTCCGCTTCCAGGCGCAGATGGTATTCTGA